Proteins from one Ciona intestinalis unplaced genomic scaffold, KH HT000049.2, whole genome shotgun sequence genomic window:
- the LOC108950199 gene encoding ankyrin repeat and LEM domain-containing protein 1-like yields MSQRVQTEDMGSPVRSKFTASLRAVNIQDDAEKRLIQQSYYIPNKGEEDTFFEYSDSDGDHFLEHHISRSTSTSSNITEPSLSDAASADTTKMYLCWKSFSGSDIDELIGHLSLNETLETSKPSEIQKMTDAELRLELISYGIKVGPIAPVRKQYEKKLVLCRKERMGNHCSNVKCIMPYSPELCSLFISTQLPSNDNEDDNTLRCEFDNPKVEQRDGNSKDCFTYFLLDPRITKDLPLQINQRNEKECLKIFSGAIFYVGKGKGLRPFDHFKAAIRSRTQDQRSDKLEHILDIWENDYGVVLHYVFQNVVSEEAYTREAAMIAALSVPHLTNCQHGPRYGPASKWSPSRLQDYGAFLIVSAMRTFMGEVERQIRSRQIPIPKQRNRKTI; encoded by the coding sequence ATGAGTCAAAGAGTTCAAACTGAGGATATGGGTTCTCCTGTTAGATCAAAGTTTACAGCGTCTTTACGTGCAGTTAATATTCAGGATGATGCAGAAAAACGGTTAATTCAACAGAGTTATTATATACCAAATAAAGGAGAGGAAGACACTTTTTTCGAATATTCGGACTCTGATGGTGATCATTTTCTTGAGCATCATATCAGCCGATCTACTTCCACATCATCCAACATTACTGAACCGTCATTGAGTGATGCAGCTTCTGCAGATACCACTAAAATGTATTTGTGTTGGAAATCCTTTAGTGGAAGTGACATTGATGAACTCATCGGACATCTGAGTCTTAATGAAACATTAGAAACATCAAAACCCtcagaaattcaaaaaatgacAGATGCAGAATTGCGTTTGGAACTAATTTCTTATGGCATTAAAGTTGGTCCGATTGCGCCTGTAAGAAAGcagtatgaaaaaaaacttgttttgtgcAGGAAGGAAAGGATGGGTAATCATTGTTCGAATGTTAAATGCATCATGCCATATTCACCAGAATTATGCAGCTTGTTTATTTCCACACAATTGCCAAGTAATGATAATGAAGATGACAATACTTTGAGATGTGAATTTGACAATCCTAAAGTAGAACAACGGGATGGTAACTCTAAAGATTGTTTTACTTACTTCCTCTTGGATCCAAGGATTACTAAAGATTTGCCTTTGCAAATAAACCAACGAAATGAGAAAGAATGCTTAAAGATTTTCTCAGGTGCAATATTTTATGTCGGTAAAGGAAAAGGCTTAAGACCATTTGATCATTTCAAAGCCGCTATTCGTTCAAGGACACAAGATCAACGCAGTGATAAGCTGGAGCACATTCTAGATATATGGGAAAATGACTATGGTGTTGTATTACATTATGTTTTCCAAAACGTTGTTTCAGAGGAAGCATATACAAGAGAAGCAGCAATGATAGCTGCTTTAAGTGTTCCTCATTTGACTAACTGTCAACATGGACCACGCTATGGTCCGGCAAGCAAGTGGTCACCATCACGCTTACAAGATTATGGTGCATTTCTTATTGTATCCGCTATGCGTActtttatgggtgaggttgaACGACAAATTAGATCGAGACAAATTCCAATTCCAAAACAAcgaaacagaaaaacaatttaa